One stretch of Aythya fuligula isolate bAytFul2 chromosome 24, bAytFul2.pri, whole genome shotgun sequence DNA includes these proteins:
- the LOC116498297 gene encoding olfactory receptor 49-like, with the protein MNHTTVVEFVLLGLTNSRHLEIILFLILVIAYFLILFGNVTVISITLVDHFLQTPMYFFLRNFAILEITFTSTFIPSTLYSLLTERKIISLPGCFLQMLLFFCLGTCTFFHVAAMSFDRYVAICRPLHYTTIMNNRFCFQLVLACWAVSFLLMLSPAIMFLQLPFCGPNVLNHFYCDASQLLQLSCTDTWFIEGLLFILSIIIVPGTLTITVISYGCIIITILHMPSSSGRKKTFSTCSAHLVVVTVFYSTSIYRYNRTAQRGGQGSDKVLSFFFSVVTQMLNPYIYSLRNNQVKRALKESMSKAFSSSWRHP; encoded by the coding sequence ATGAACCACACAACAGTAGTGGAATTTGTCCTCTTGGGGCTGACCAACAGCCGCCATTTGGAGATCATCCTCTTTCTGATTCTGGTGATTGCCTACTTCTTGATCCTGTTTGGAAACGTTACTGTCATCAGCATCACTCTTGTGGACCATTTTCTTCAGACTCCAATGTACTTCTTCCTCAGGAATTTTGCCATTTTGGAAATCACATTCACCTCCACATTCATTCCTAGCACCCTCTACAGCCTTCtgacagagaggaaaataatttccctgcctggctgttttcttcagatgctgcttttcttttgcttgggTACCTGCACTTTCTTCCACGTGGCGGCAATGTCCTTTGATCGGTATGTTGCCATCTGCCGCCCCTTGCACTACACGACTATTATGAACAACAGATTTTGCTTCCAACTGGTCCTGGCTTGCTGGGCAGTGAGTTTTCTCCTGATGCTTTCTCCTGCCATTATGTTTCTACAGTTGCCTTTCTGTGGTCCCAATGTCCTGAACCACTTTTACTGTGATGCTTCACAGTTGTTGCAGCTGTCCTGCACAGACACATGGTTCATTGAAGGACTGCTGTTTATCCTATCAATTATCATTGTGCCAGGTACCTTAACAATAACTGTCATTTCATATGGTTGCATTATTATCACCATCCTACATATGCCATCTTcctcaggaaggaagaaaacattttccacttgCTCAGCTCACCTTGTGGTGGTGACTGTATTTTACAGCACATCTATTTACAGGTATAACCGCACAGCGCAACGGGGTGGGCAGGGCTCTGAcaaagttctttctttcttcttctccgTGGTGACTCAGATGCTTAACCCATACATCTACTCACTCAGGAACAATCAAGTCAAACGAGCGTTGAAGGAGAGCATGTCAAAGGCATTTTCTAGCTCCTGGAGGCACCCATGA